A stretch of DNA from Mus musculus strain C57BL/6J chromosome 6, GRCm38.p6 C57BL/6J:
GACCCAAGAATTCAATTACAAACCAATATGGAAATACCTTCCCCTAGGCAGGCTTTCAAGGGGTTAGTAGGTTATCTAAAGCTTTTAGGGGAGAAAAGGTATGAGTAGTCCTATCCTGCACTGGACCTTGTATGCTACAATGGTGACCTGCTAGACAAGACCTATTTTAGGATCAATAAATGTATTCTTATTGGATATGAGGCCTTTACCATGGGAGGCAAGCATGCTTGAATTGTAATCTAAATCAGAAATCCAATATTGGGAAGGTCAAATGCCCCACGTTCAAACTTGCTATAATCTCTCTGCTAAGTGAGCAGTGGTTAACATTTACAACTATAGCCTAGACCTGTAATGCTCTCAATgtccatcagagaagcttctttattcggtgaggcagaggccatgcagTGTGTCAGAATTTGCCAAACTGCTTTGGAGAAGTGTTTATGTGCTGAGCCctaaaggagacatctatatcaacttcttcctttccataccACCAACAAGTCTCAGGGAATAGcagggaagagaaaataaaaaaggtagcaccagagaagaaggaaggctttGTGAAATTCTGCCTTCTAGACTTctagacaagattttttttttaaagtttagttCATTTTAGAAACCATTATTAGGTGACAGCTGCTGAAAAAGTGAGATTCACTTCTTTATTGAGTGTGTGGCTATTGTTGGATTTTCTGGTTCCAGTGCATGGCCTACAACCATGCACCTGTGGACTGTTGATTAGCAAGGCAGGAAGTTATCATGTGAGATGTTAGAGATTTGAGTAGCAGCAGGGGCAGATATGTTCATATATTATTTGATGTATATATGGTACTAAAGAAAAAGTCATATTATTAAGAAAGTTAATCAGTAAACAGATTTCTACCAGATTGTAGATAAAAAATAAACTTGAGATTCACACAACACACCTTTAAATGGAAGGAAagcattcatatgtatgtatatataaacatgtacTTATATTTATAAGTAACTGAAAATAATATAagctaacaacaataaaaatgttaaatgaatATCTGTTATACTCAGACTCATTGTATCTGTCATGACCATTTCCTCACATTACACCATCTTAAGTTGTTGACGGTCTAGTGCCCTTCCCATGTTAGAACACACCATCCTTAGATGTATGCAATACTAAGGCACTTTTGGTCATCTCCTCAACTATATATCTTCCTTTTGTAACACTTGATCAGGAACTGCCTTATACAACTTGTCCTTACTTCTGAGCTCCATAGAAAATTGGGAAAACCAtgagaaatggagaaaagccttttCAGATGACCCTCTCAATCCCCAAGGGAGGGTTAGAATCTGAAGGGATCAGAAACTCACAGTTTAGATTGGCCATTGTGAATCCATGcccattccttttttttcttatcatatGACAATCCAATCCAGTAACTCTCTAGAATAACATGGCGTTGAAGGAATTTCTGTATAGGAAACAATATAGCCTATCATGAAATTTCTGTATGTTGGATGAGAGAACAAGTAGGAAGAGTTCCCACCACCCATATCTCACTCTCTGCTGTCCTATCCTCCCACCACTCAGTCTCATCATATTCATTTTCTAAATTGACTTCCTATTTATATCAAATTGAGGTCAGTTcaataaactatttaaaataaaaacttcaagtgtcCTCGGTTCATGATTTGATTTGGGACTGTGTGTATTACTGAGTCTCAGAATTTAAAcaaggctgctcttgaactcacaaTATTCCTACTTAAGGctggaattttttagatttatcatTTTTTGACTGATGCATAGATTCCTTCTATTGCATCTAAAATTTGTGAGCTAAGCAGAGAATACTCAACAGAGAAATATTGAATGCCCAAGAAGCACATTAAGAAACATTCAAAGTTCTTAGCCACTAGGGAAATGCTagtcaaaacaaacctgagatcaTGTCTTACCCTAATAggaatggctaagttaaaaaagTTAATGATAGCACATGCTGACAAGGATATGATTGAAAGGGGAACACTACTACAGTGATGATGGGGGAACACTTGtcgaaatcaatttggtggtttcttaggATACTGGCAAAGTTCTATCTCAAGAAACAGTTATACTACTCCAGGGCATATACTCAAAGATCCTCCACCATCCCAAAAAGACTCATTGTCAGATATGTTcataacagttttattcataacacccagaaattggaaacatctTAGATGTCCCTtcactgaaaaatggataaagaaaatttgcTACATCTATGCAATGGAGTACTCTTTAGCTATGAAAAAATcatcatgaattttgaaggcaaattgatggaacttaagaatatcatcctaaatgaggtaaccaAATCCTAAAATGACATTCATAGTATGTCTTCACTTATCAGTTGATACTATACATAAAATCCAAGTGTAAATGATACCCTCCACAGAACCCAGTGGCTGGATAAAAGAATGCCATAAGTAAGAATGCTTGAGTCTCAATTGGAATCAGGAATGGAATAATCATAGAAGGTAGATGGAGGCAGGGAACTGAGTGAAAAATTAGTCCAAGGGATCAATTACGGTTCAGAACCTGCTGTGCTTCAGGGAGAGATGATGGCCTGATGggaatgagaatgaatggaaatatgaaaaTGATAGGGGGTGGATGGGGACATCTCCCAGAAAAGATGGATATTAGTGATAGGGAAAGTACACAAGAGTCAATGGGGGTGTCCTTAGCTGTATCTCTATATAACCTGGGTAGGCTGCCTTCTGTGGCCAATAAAGAATTCCTGAGGAGTGACAGGGAAACAACATACCCGCAAAACTTCCTTCCTAAACTTACCCCttctacaagaaatacagggatTGGGATTGGATGAAAGTCTAAGGGAATAAACAACCAATAACCAGCTTAACTTGAGTCACATCACATGGAGAATCATCTATACCTGACCCAACTAATGATACACagctatgcttgcaaacaggaatcTAGCATTGCTGTCTTCTGTGAAGCTTTGTTCACAATCTGAGTCGTacatacacaaacaaccatagccaaacagtgaatggatCTTGAGGACTCTTAGGGGAGAACAAGTGGAAGGATTGTAGGCTCTGAATGGAATAGGATCTCCATAATAAGACCAAGAGTATCAACTAACCAAGATCCTTGGGGTTCTCAGAAAtggaaccacaaaaaaaaaatacatggggTAGGAACTCACCCTACCTGCTTGTGTGCAGTTTGGCCTTCAGTGTAAGTTATGAACCAGTGGAGTAGGCACTATCCCAAAGAGTGTTGCCTGTACATGGATTAAGTTCTtgtaactgggctgtcttgtctagcTTCAGTGGGAGCACATTCACCTAACCTCATGGAAATATATTGTCCTTGGTTGTGGGGATACCTAGGGGCCCCCATCCAATCAGAGGAGAAGGGTTGTTAGGCCTGGATTATGGATCaggatttaaaatgaataaataaactacTACTATACTACTAGTACTACTactagtactactactactactactactactactactactactgtactactactgctactactcatctactactactactaaggCTGCtgctgataataataataataaattttaaaaattggttatgTTTCCTATATCAAAAGGAAAATTACACTAATTTTGACATCAATATCCATTTAGAATGTCATTTAAACACCATTAACTTAATGTATAAATATCATACCATATTATGAATAACAAAATTTGCAAAGTGATCCTGCaattatttttctagaaaaatctaGTCTTCATATTTGAAAAGATTTCATAAGCAATAATTTAAAGAGGGAATGACAGAATCGtggaaactttattttattttaaatcgtCATTACTAAAATGAATATCTTTTTTACAGGACAGAAAAATAATATGCAGTAAGTATTGTGAACAGTTTCAGTGGAAATCACTATGGAGTTAACTGGTCAACCATTTAATTCTACATTTCTCATATCATCTCATTTTGCAGACAGGACCAGAGCACAACTGCTTTCCCTGTTGTCATCTGATTACTTATCTCAGGCAGCCTCATTTCTAGGTTCCAAAGAGCAAATCCTAAAAACAGGAGTTTACTTGGCACTATATGGAGATAAATGACTGTCAGTAACTGGATATGCTATACCAAATATTAAACTTCATCTGGGAAAGAAATGCTTTCTGAAGGATTCTCTTGTACACTCCTGAAAAAGGGAGGAGACTGAAAGATACATATGTCTTTGTAGTAATGATTCTGCACTTAACAGACTTGTGTCCCACAGTTCACATTATAGGAAAAatcatttacaaatgaaaaaaaaatgtatctggtACCTCATTATTCAGGGTTAGTGACAGAATCTAAGAAAATAAGGGGCAAGTAAGCCTCCACAGTACcagttcatcttcatcttctatcTTCACAATGGGAACGCTGTAATGCTGGCAGTTCGCTTTACATCCACTCCATGTAGTTTTATTCATGATGAAATAATAACATTTAGTACCATAGCAGAACCAGTATTTAACACCTCTGCCTACAACAGAGAAGGTAAATGGTTAACCTTTCTATTTTCTGGTATTGTGTTATCATCAGAATATATTTGTTAGCctgtgctttttttaaaaaggcagtaaAATCTCATAGTCATCAGAAAGTGAAATTCCATAATGCCCAAACTCCCCTGCACATCCATGATCTATGCAACATTGTTAATACAACTACAGATCTAGAAATATTTCCCATGTCAATCATGGATGAATCAATAGAGAAaatgatgcacatacacacaaaaaatgttGTTTATCCTTTAATGGAAAATGAATCAGCTTGACAGGATGATTTATGCCTATGACATGAGAACTccaaagagaaagacaggaagatcactaACAGTTTGAGGCCTTCCTTTCCTAAACAATGACTTTCATGTCAGTCTTCTCTACATTGTGTGTTCCAAGTCATCCTGGGCTAGAGAATAACAtgtctcacaacaaacccaaaagcaaGATGCTGACCTATGTGACAAACATCACTTGAGGATGGTTTGGAAAGTGAAACACACCGGGCATAGGACCACACAAAATGATTCTATGAAgatcaggatttttaaaaagcctagTTCTATGGAGCAGAGGCTTGTGAGATACCAGGGGCCAGAGGCAGACAATGAGCACTTGCTACTCAGAGGCAGTTAAACTGCTGACAGAATTCTAGATATGCAGTAATGTATTGGGCCCACACTTGTCTATACACTTGTATGCCCTTAGCATTGTGCCAAGATCTGTGATAAGTGATATTACCTTAACAGAAATAAGAGACATCAAATGCCGGGTggggtggcaaatgcctttattcTAAGCCCtttggaggcacaggcaggcagatttctgagttcgggccagcctggtcgagaaagtgagttccagtacagctaaggctacacagagaaaccctgtctcaaaaaaccaaagagagagagagaaagagagagagagagagagagagagagagagagagagagagagagagagagagagagagagaaagaaagagagaaacaagagaggtTTTGGTGTTGAAAGTCTGTTCTCTTGATTATGCTGATTCCATCAGTGTTGTGCCCACATGTGCAAATGTTTAAAATCGAATACATGAAAATGTGTGCAGTTTGTTTTGCAAGATCCTCTCAATATGAATGTTTTATTTAGATAGTTGCTGGGAATGTCCATGCTCTATTAGGTAAGTTTATTTCCTACCAATACTTTTCTGTGAAGAGGTACcaatgtgtagctcaggctggacttgaaatTTCTGGGATGACCTTATATTACTTAAGTTATAATCCTCctccctcaaactcagaatcatAGGAATTACAACATTATGCTGTCCTAGACAGCTAATTAAGTTATTTTAAAGTAATGGCACAACGTCTCTTCTATAGTTTGGAATACTACAAAGATTGATTTGgagcttttttctttgtttgtttcctgtcaCAAAttgtaatttattcatttttacatctttttattagatattttcttcatttacatttcaaatataattaccaaagtcccttatacccttccccctccctgcttcccaactcacccactgcttcctggccctggcattcccctgttttgGGGCATATTATCTtcgcaagatcaagggcctctcctcccatagatggccaactaggccatcctcttctacatatgcagctagatacacagttttgtggggtactggttagttcatattgttgatcctcctatagggttcctgactcctttttctccttggttactttctctagctccttcattaggggaactgtgttccatccaatagatgactatgagcatccacttctgtatttgccaggcactggcatagcctcacaagagagagctatatcagggtcctgtcagcaaaatcttgctggcatatgcaatattgtctgggtttggtagttgtatatggaatggatccccaggtggggcagtctatggatggtcctttctactgtctcagctgtgaactttgtctctgtaacatctttcatgggtattttggtccccattctaagaaggaacgaaatatccacattttggtcttccttcttcttgtatAATGTAACAGTTTTAAATCTATTAATCCGGAAATAATGAGAATCATCACATTCTATTGCCACAGAGTGGTGAGATTGTATATAAGAGCTCTTTGTTACAAATCTTGAAAAAATAGTTGGTGATGATTTATAAACTGTGtcagtaaaaatgaaaaatcacaTGAAAGTTTAAGACAGGTTCCCTGTGACTCTTGATCTTTTCATTTTCCCAGCCTCATTCACCGTGACACTGACAGAATTGCAACATTTACACACAATGGTGAAACTCCCTTGTCTGCTACAGGGAGGGTCCCTTTTTACAAACAATCCAGCTCTCTCAAAATAATGTCAAATAGAAAACACACttacacaaacaaaaaatgctACTTTTAACTGCATCTATCTAAATGCTCTAAGTCCACATTAGCATAAAAAGTTTATAAGTACACTCTTACTAAAAACTTCCATGTTCTGTCAGCAATAAAGTTCAAGACTCAGATTATCCTGTAGACCAAAACAATCAAAATCCTCAAGGGTACTGATTTGTAATTCTGTCCCTAGCAGGCAGTAGGAGTGCCAAAGAGAACTTTCCTTCTAGAAATTATAAGATTCTCCTAATCCAAatatggatttctgagttttcatGTCAAAACATGAAGTAAGGGACCCCCAAATGATTAacccacagatcacaaacatctgAAGCTGCTGGATGTACTTCAAATCTTCCAGAGAAGAAATAATAGATAATAATGCAATTCTGTACTCATGgtattcctctgctacatacctgTGTCTCGTGAAGAATCTGAAACACTCTTGGTTTCACTGTCCCATCTCTCCTGTTCTCTTTTGATGTATTCCAGAAGTTCATAGCTTGGCCTACAATCTATAGACTTATTTGTCAACATttcttcctttaagttgaaatccCTTTGCATGTTGCTGCAGTTATGGCGGTGGTTGAGAGTTTCATTGATTTCTTGTTTGTGTTGACTATACTGAAAAACTAAATTAATCACAGATATAAAATCAAAATGCTTATTAGAAATGCATATCAATATTTAAGGTTAGAGAATAGGCTTCACGTGGAGAGCCAACACATATCAATATTTCCTTGGTAGTtaacatttataaattattaCTTCAATTAACTCATTATAGAAAGAGATACTTCAATTTTCTCTAAGTTAAGTTTACTGTAAAATAAATTAACAGAGCTGAAAAAATTATGGTGGAAGTAACTTCCATTCACTTCAATTTTACAGCACAAATTTGCAGATAATTACCTAAGTAAAATAATCGGTGAATATTTAGCAAACTATGAAAATgtgaactaaaaagaaaaaaaccaaaaagacaaaaagacaaaaaacaaaacaaaacaaaaaacacacacacacacaaaaacaaacaaacaaaaactcacgTTAAAAATGGCACAATTCTTCTTTGAGCATATGGTTTgtaatatattcacatacatagttATGTTTTGGCATAGCCTGAAAGTGATTCCCTTTGTTAATATAGAGAAATCCAATTAAACTTACCTTAATGTCTCTGTCAGATTAAATCTTTTTACGTATGCATAAAATACACtttgaagaaatagaaaaagaaggtcaTTGATTCTTTGCACAGGTGTTTctcaaaaaaatgtttattttagaatCTTAATCATCTGAGCTGAGAAATTAAATGATCATCAAGTCCTCAGAAGGAACATGACCAAAAATGAGACTGAAAGGGGGAACTGTCAACAGTCCCAGAGCTAATAGATTAAGTATGAAAAGAAGAGAACATTGCAGTTTTTCAGGAAAAAATATCATAACTCCAGAGATTCTGACTCATCCCCTCCTGATTATAGACAGAACAATGTACAGCATGTTTAACTGCGTAGTTCATGTCTAAAGCTATTCTCTAGGTGGAAGCTCAAAGAAGGTGCATCTCAGTTACTTACACTTTGTCACAAACACTGCAACAATTACCAGCCGAAGGGAACAGAGGATTCCAAGAGCTATCACAATGAGCTGCCAAGGGACTGAACACACTTaaatcagtaaaacaaaacaataaaaatctctATTAATAGAGTAGATCTCAATACTAATTACAATTTGTGTAGCATGGAAACAAGGGAAATCTTTGCACAAGTCTATGATATGAACTGACTGAAAATGTACCCTCAAGATTGTAGATTTCTACCTAAAATGTAAGGATTTTAGAAATCTTAAAGGTGTTCACAAAATTTTGAACAAGGCCTGAGCCTTACACAGTGAATCCTCCTGACTCAGATTAGAAGGAGCTAGATGACAGGCATGTGCCCTCACCCAGTTCTATAGAGAAAAAAAGTGCAATCTACAGATGGCATTCAAGGCATAGGTACTATCCAAGTACAAGGTATCAAGCTGAGGCATGCAGCCTACCAAGAGAGATAActgaggatggggaggaaggaaagagggatggaTCTTTTTGAGAAATGGTAGGGAACCACAGTTGTTCTAGACATGATCTGTATGCATCACCATCCGTGAAAGTGCCGATAATTCAAGAATCACCTTTTTCCTGCAAGTTCAAAATTGCTCCATATAATACTAAATATGTGGGTGTATCTAAGGTGTTGGGAATATGAAACACATGCCTGTGACTtccattaataaaaaaaaagataaaaattgcaGCTTGGAGTACAGCTCTGTCAATGTGTatagagtaaataaaaagaatagaaattgAGATTTTCTCAATTTCAGTAAGAAACAAaattattctttgattttttttcaggaacTCCCCATGGGGTTTACTTTTTCCTACATGGACTAATCCTCTCATCCCCTCTCTCTGCATCTGCAACTTCATTCTCAAGAGGAAATGTCCTTTTCTGATGGACAACTGTTTTTGCATAGCGGCGTTATATATTTGGATGTTTATGACAATTAAAACATGTTCTTCAAGAGTAAAAGTATTGATTATAATGCATAGGCTTCATTTCCTTAGGATTTTACTTCCCTagaaaattgtttcttttctccagaccctagtttgtctgtctgtattaAAGTTTAGATGTTTATGACAATTAAAACACTTTCTTCATGTatgaaaatattgtttcttttgggGGAGTTTGAGAAAGGTTTTCTCCGTTttgccaggctgtcctgaaactcaccctgtagaccaggctggcgtcaatctcagaaattcacctacctctgcctcccaattaaagggatgaaaggcatgctccaccactgccagggaaaagtatttttttctaatgcataagctatatttctttaggagtttgTTGCTCTAGAACATTTCTTTACATAAAAaaactctttttttaatgttagttTTGAAGTTTTCAGAATTCTTCTTGACtagattaaaggaaaaaaaaaaaaaactcctaatAGTTTCTTACTTCTTGTTTCCCAAGAAATGTTTTCTCACCAATTACCATTGTTCTAATCAGCCCATCTGATTTATTCCCTTATCAGCAAACATCTAAAAGGTAGAagggatatatatttttttctgtttgatttttaattttaaaacttgattgctttatttttaaacttaattttgtaCAATTTTGTACATAATAACCCTCCAACTAATACTATTTTCTTCTCTCACCCTCGTGTATAATTAAGCCCAGATGAAATGGAACATTTTACTTTTCAATGAAAGCCTGTAGGATATTTTCAAActactaaatatttaaaatacattttttaaaaagtg
This window harbors:
- the Klra8 gene encoding killer cell lectin-like receptor 8 isoform 1 (isoform 1 is encoded by transcript variant 1); its protein translation is MSEQEVTFPTMRFHKSSGLNSQVRLEGTQRSRKAGLRVCSVPWQLIVIALGILCSLRLVIVAVFVTKFFQYSQHKQEINETLNHRHNCSNMQRDFNLKEEMLTNKSIDCRPSYELLEYIKREQERWDSETKSVSDSSRDTGRGVKYWFCYGTKCYYFIMNKTTWSGCKANCQHYSVPIVKIEDEDELKFLQRHVILESYWIGLSYDKKKKEWAWIHNGQSKLDMKIKKMNFTSRGCVFLSKARIEDTDCNTPYYCICGKKLDKFPD
- the Klra8 gene encoding killer cell lectin-like receptor 8 isoform 2 (isoform 2 is encoded by transcript variant 2), which codes for MSEQEVTFPTMRFHKSSGLNSQVRLEGTQRSRKAGLRVPWQLIVIALGILCSLRLVIVAVFVTKFFQYSQHKQEINETLNHRHNCSNMQRDFNLKEEMLTNKSIDCRPSYELLEYIKREQERWDSETKSVSDSSRDTGRGVKYWFCYGTKCYYFIMNKTTWSGCKANCQHYSVPIVKIEDEDELKFLQRHVILESYWIGLSYDKKKKEWAWIHNGQSKLDMKIKKMNFTSRGCVFLSKARIEDTDCNTPYYCICGKKLDKFPD